In Amaranthus tricolor cultivar Red isolate AtriRed21 chromosome 3, ASM2621246v1, whole genome shotgun sequence, a single window of DNA contains:
- the LOC130808689 gene encoding pentatricopeptide repeat-containing protein At1g20230-like, whose protein sequence is MRFKLPSNISSYLGEKLLKSILNSGDLNRARQLFDKIPEPNLHSWTNLISWYTKQGLSNDAVLLYSLFKKQKNQFPDRILLLSAVKACAAYGDLTKAKEIHQDAIKFGFLSDVTVGNALINMYGKCKFCEGAQAVFNELPVKDVISWTSLLSSYVNCGFLGEAFRAFREMGSNGFSPNAVTVSSILPACSKFKCLDSGKQVHGYAVKNGVAENAFVASALVDLYASCSCLKDAQSVFDCMLVRDVVSWNVILAAYFLNGESENALRIFREMSTKRVPLSYDSWNTVISGCVQNGYNTTALEYLVEMQVKGLKPNHITITSALPACSNMESLRKGKEIHAYIFRNSIFTDLTTTTALVYMYAKCGELEISHKIFNLMPRRDVVAWNTMIIANAMHGRGEEALLLFKHMIDYGVKPNSVTFTGVLSGCSHSRLIDKGLQVFHSMRDHFIEPDADHYSSLVDILSRAGRLEEAYGYIQRMPMKPTAGAWGALLGGCRVYKNVELARIAGKHLFEIEPDNPGNYVLLCNVFVAAKLWSEALKYRKIMEEKGISKPPGCSWIQVKNKVFTFSVGDQSNEQSDKISEFLNVIGQKVRLAGYMPNTDFVLQDLDQEDKEAVLCNHSEKLAVAFGLLNLNGESTIHVFKNLRICGDCHNFIKFTAKIVDKQIIVRDSLRFHHFKDGLCSCKDFW, encoded by the coding sequence ATGCGTTTCAAGTTACCCAGTAACATCTCATCCTACTTGGGAGAGAAACTACTAAAATCTATTCTTAATTCTGGCGATTTAAATCGTGCACGCCAACTGTTCGACAAAATTCCTGAACCAAACCTACATTCTTGGACAAACTTAATTTCTTGGTACACAAAGCAAGGTCTTTCAAATGATGCAGTCCTTCTGTATTCTCTATTCAAGAAgcagaaaaatcagtttcctgaTAGGATACTACTGCTGTCAGCTGTAAAAGCGTGTGCAGCATATGGTGATCTTACGAAAGCGAAAGAGATTCATCAGGATGCTATTAAGTTTGGATTTCTATCTGATGTTACTGTGGGAAATGCCTTGATTAATATGTATGGAAAATGTAAGTTCTGTGAGGGTGCACAAGCTGTTTTCAATGAGTTGCCTGTCAAGGATGTCATATCTTGGACATCATTGTTGTCAAGCTATGTTAATTGTGGGTTTCTTGGGGAAGCATTCAGAGCTTTTCGTGAGATGGGTTCAAATGGGTTTAGTCCAAATGCAGTAACCGTGTCCTCGATTCTTCCTGCTTGTTCTAAATTCAAGTGCTTGGATTCCGGTAAACAAGTTCATGGGTATGCAGTGAAAAATGGGGTTGCTGAAAATGCATTTGTCGCAAGTGCGCTTGTTGACCTATATGCAAGCTGCTCCTGCTTAAAGGACGCTCAATCGGTATTTGATTGTATGCTTGTGCGTGATGTAGTTTCTTGGAATGTTATCCTTGCAGCATATTTCTTAAATGGAGAATCAGAGAATGCTCTTAGAATATTCCGTGAAATGAGTACGAAGAGAGTTCCCTTAAGCTATGATTCATGGAATACTGTGATTAGTGGATGTGTTCAAAATGGTTATAATACCACAGCGCTTGAATATCTCGTCGAAATGCAAGTAAAAGGGCTAAAACCCAACCATATTACAATAACTAGTGCCTTGCCTGCTTGCTCAAATATGGAGAGCTTaagaaagggaaaagaaatCCATGCATACATTTTTAGGAATAGCATTTTTACTGACTTGACAACTACAACAGCCTTGGTTTACATGTACGCGAAATGTGGTGAGCTTGAGATATCCCATAAGATATTCAATTTGATGCCTAGAAGGGATGTTGTTGCTTGGAATACTATGATTATTGCTAATGCCATGCATGGAAGAGGGGAAGAAGCTTTGTTGCTTTTTAAACATATGATAGACTATGGGGTTAAACCCAATTCTGTTACTTTTACAGGGGTTCTCTCTGGTTGTAGTCACTCGAGGCTTATTGATAAGGGTCTTCAAGTGTTCCATTCAATGAGGGATCATTTTATTGAACCTGATGCTGATCACTATTCAAGTTTAGTTGATATACTTAGTCGTGCTGGCCGCCTTGAAGAGGCGTATGGGTATATACAGAGAATGCCCATGAAGCCAACTGCTGGTGCTTGGGGAGCTTTACTTGGTGGTTGTAGAGTGTATAAGAATGTTGAATTGGCTCGTATTGCAGGGAAACATTTGTTTGAAATTGAACCTGACAATCCCGGAAACTATGTTTTGTTATGCAACGTATTTGTTGCTGCCAAATTGTGGAGTGAAGCTCTTAAATATAGGAAGATAATGGAGGAAAAAGGAATCTCAAAACCCCCAGGTTGTAGTTGGATTCAAGTCAAGAACAAAGTTTTTACATTTTCTGTTGGTGATCAGAGCAATGAGCAGAGTGATAAGATATCCGAGTTTTTGAATGTAATCGGTCAGAAGGTCAGATTGGCTGGTTATATGCCAAATACTGATTTTGTTCTGCAGGATTTGGATCAAGAAGATAAAGAAGCAGTGTTATGTAACCATAGTGAAAAGCTAGCTGTTGCTTTCGGGTTATTGAACCTAAATGGGGAATCAACGATTCATGTGTTCaaaaatttgagaatttgtggtGACTGCCATAATTTCATTAAGTTCACAGCCAAAATTGTAGACAAACAGATCATTGTCAGAGACTCATTGAGATTTCACCATTTCAAGGACGGCTTATGCTCATGCAAAGACTTTTGGTGA
- the LOC130808690 gene encoding beta-amyrin 6-beta-monooxygenase-like: MSLTSILLLGIISLIILFLIRLIFSHKSENPTRNESKLPPGRTGWPIIGETLTFITNPEKFVQERMKKYSPEIFKTSVAGGKMAVLCGPAGNKFLFSNETNKSVTPWWPKSISQHLMFPNTDLWKSSTPDDNSFLKVESMQKYVSFMDSMAKDHVQTRWAPHKEVEVHPLSKEFTFALACRIFINYENPEQVKELAQPFFDVAKGIMSAPLNIPGTSFNGAVKGGALIKEKLLQIIKQRKEELHTKKEDDDHKQITDLLSRLLVCCDDNGMFLTEERIANKIIGYLLASFFTTSITITFVLSHLSKHPHVYDKVLEEQLEIKKSKGVRELLSWADIQKMKYTWNVVCESMRLAPPSFGAFKETRTDLTYAGFTIPKGWKVSWSVHSTYKDPKYFKNPEKFDPSRFEGNGAAPFTFVPFGGGPRMCAGKEYARIQILAFVHNVVTNFRLKMANLNEKIYYNPEPIPANGMRICLQPHHS; encoded by the exons ATGTCTTTAACTTCAATCTTACTCCTTGGAATCATATCACTAATCATTCTTTTTCTAATCAGACTGATATTTTCCCATAAATCAGAAAACCCAACAAGAAATGAATCAAAACTTCCTCCAGGAAGAACAGGGTGGCCAATAATAGGAGAAACATTAACTTTCATAACAAACCCAGAAAAATTTGTACAAGAAAGAATGAAGAAATACAGTCCAGAAATATTCAAAACTTCAGTTGCAGGAGGGAAAATGGCAGTTTTATGTGGGCCTGCAGGAAACAAATTCTTGTTTTCAAATGAAACAAATAAGTCAGTTACTCCTTGGTGGCCTAAATCAATTTCACAACACTTGATGTTTCCAAATACAGATCTTTGGAAATCTTCAACACCTGATGATAATTCATTTCTTAAGGTTGAATCAATGCAAAAGTATGTTTCTTTTATGGATTCCATGGCTAAAGATCATGTTCAGACTAGGTGGGCTCCACATAAGGAAGTTGAG GTACATCCTCTTTCTAAAGAATTCACATTTGCATTAGCATGTCGGATTTTTATCAACTATGAAAATCCGGAGCAAGTGAAAGAACTTGCTCAACCCTTCTTTGACGTCGCAAAAGGGATAATGTCAGCTCCATTGAATATTCCGGGAACATCTTTCAATGGTGCAGTTAAGGGAGGTGCACTTATCAAAGAGAAGCTTCTTCAAATCATTAAGCAAAGGAAGGAAGAATTACATACTAAAAAAGAGGACGATGATCATAAACAAATTACGGATTTATTAAGTAGATTGCTTGTTTGTTGTGATGACAATGGTATGTTTTTGACTGAAGAAAGGATTGCAAACAAAATAATTGGTTACTTGCTTGCTAGCTTTTTTACTACAAGTATAACTATCACTTTCGTCTTGAGTCACCTTTCTAAGCACCCCCATGTTTATGACAAGGTTTTGGAAG AGCAATTGgaaataaaaaagtcaaaaggAGTAAGGGAGCTTCTTAGTTGGGCAGACATTCAAAAGATGAAATATACATGGAATGTGGTATGTGAATCAATGAGATTGGCACCACCATCATTTGGAGCTTTCAAAGAGACCCGTACTGACCTTACCTACGCAGGTTTCACTATCCCAAAAGGCTGGAAG GTTTCTTGGTCAGTGCATTCAACATATAAGGATccaaaatactttaaaaatccaGAGAAATTCGACCCATCGAGATTCGAAGGAAATGGAGCAGCACCCTTTACATTCGTGCCATTCGGGGGAGGTCCCAGGATGTGTGCCGGGAAAGAGTATGCTCGCATTCAAATTTTAGCATTTGTTCACAATGTGGTCACTAACTTCAGATTGAAGATGGCAAATTTGAACGAAAAGATTTATTATAATCCAGAACCAATTCCTGCCAACGGCATGAGGATTTGTCTCCAACCTCATCATTCGTGA